From a single Bacillus sp. NEB1478 genomic region:
- a CDS encoding undecaprenyldiphospho-muramoylpentapeptide beta-N-acetylglucosaminyltransferase translates to MKKLVLTGGGSAGHVTPHLALIPKLEKMGWDLHYIGSVDGIEKSLIEEGTNVPYYGISSGKLRRYFDLKNIKDPFKVSAGVAQAYFKLGKIKPDAVFSKGGFVSVPVVIAAKLRNIPVYIHESDITPGLANKISSKFATKIFVTFDEAKKHFAAGQAIVTGSPIRDELLQGSKEKGLTYLGFRSHLPVLTIMGGSLGARKINEAVRGALPELTRSYQIVHICGKGNTDESLQNTEGYKQFEYIQNELPDVVAATDFVISRAGSNSIFEWLTLKIPMLLIPLSKAASRGDQILNAESFEKQGFCHVLHEEDLTKESLLRSLKELKADEVNMKQHMENYKASDSVDVILRTITGGK, encoded by the coding sequence TTGAAAAAGTTAGTTTTAACAGGCGGTGGTTCTGCTGGCCATGTAACACCGCATCTTGCCTTAATACCAAAATTAGAAAAAATGGGATGGGACCTGCATTATATTGGTTCTGTTGATGGCATAGAAAAAAGCTTGATCGAAGAAGGTACAAACGTCCCTTATTATGGAATCTCCAGCGGGAAGCTGCGCCGTTATTTTGATTTAAAAAATATTAAAGATCCTTTTAAGGTATCGGCAGGGGTTGCGCAAGCTTATTTTAAACTCGGGAAAATTAAGCCGGATGCTGTATTTTCAAAGGGCGGCTTTGTATCGGTTCCAGTTGTTATTGCTGCAAAGCTGCGAAATATCCCGGTTTATATTCATGAATCAGATATAACACCAGGACTTGCGAATAAAATTTCTTCTAAGTTTGCAACGAAGATTTTCGTTACGTTTGATGAGGCGAAAAAACATTTTGCCGCAGGTCAGGCAATTGTGACGGGTTCACCGATCCGGGACGAACTTTTGCAAGGTTCAAAAGAGAAAGGTCTAACCTATTTAGGTTTTCGAAGTCACCTTCCTGTATTGACGATTATGGGAGGAAGCTTAGGTGCCCGTAAAATTAATGAAGCAGTAAGAGGAGCTCTTCCTGAATTGACTCGTTCATATCAGATCGTTCATATTTGCGGTAAAGGGAATACGGATGAAAGTCTGCAAAATACTGAAGGGTATAAACAGTTTGAATACATTCAGAATGAATTGCCTGACGTTGTTGCTGCAACTGATTTTGTTATTTCTCGTGCAGGTTCTAACAGTATTTTCGAATGGCTGACATTAAAGATACCAATGCTGCTTATTCCTTTATCAAAAGCAGCAAGTCGAGGAGATCAGATTTTAAATGCTGAGTCTTTTGAAAAACAAGGATTCTGTCATGTTTTACATGAGGAAGATCTTACGAAAGAATCATTGCTGCGTTCATTAAAAGAACTAAAAGCAGATGAAGTGAACATGAAGCAGCACATGGAGAACTACAAAGCGTCCGATAGTGTAGACGTTATTTTGCGAACAATTACAGGCGGAAAATAA
- a CDS encoding Cof-type HAD-IIB family hydrolase yields the protein MDKAIEDDYMKLIAIDMDGTLVNKQLKVTKENSKVISQAVKEGHHVVIATGRSYDEARHTLEDADLHLPLICVNGAEIRSQDWEILSSVPLKQTQYEDIKTILDEEDIYYELYTSKGTFTDNREKAYEVMKDIVLTSNPEATDDDVEKAALRRFRLGLVSVVGDFTKLLEQEGMEVYKFLAFSSKSEKLQQAFKRLKGLEALAVSSSADNNLEITNFEAQKGIALKRYAELKEIPLENTMAVGDNYNDVSMLEIAGFPVAMGNAVDEIKEIAAFVTKDNDQSGVAFAIQKFLEEK from the coding sequence ATGGATAAAGCAATAGAGGATGATTATATGAAATTAATCGCGATTGATATGGATGGAACACTTGTTAATAAACAACTCAAAGTAACAAAAGAAAACAGCAAAGTCATTTCGCAAGCTGTAAAAGAAGGACATCATGTTGTGATTGCTACTGGGCGTTCTTATGACGAGGCAAGACATACACTGGAAGATGCAGATCTTCATTTGCCGCTTATATGTGTGAATGGCGCTGAAATCCGTTCTCAGGATTGGGAGATTCTATCTTCGGTTCCATTGAAGCAAACACAGTATGAAGATATCAAAACCATTCTAGATGAAGAAGACATCTATTATGAACTTTATACGAGCAAGGGAACATTTACCGATAATCGGGAAAAAGCTTATGAAGTTATGAAAGATATCGTCTTAACGTCAAACCCTGAAGCAACGGATGATGATGTTGAAAAAGCAGCACTGCGCAGATTCCGTTTAGGTCTCGTAAGTGTTGTAGGAGATTTCACTAAGTTATTAGAACAAGAAGGCATGGAAGTTTATAAATTTCTTGCGTTCTCGAGTAAATCGGAAAAACTTCAGCAAGCTTTTAAACGGTTAAAAGGGTTAGAGGCATTAGCAGTCAGTTCATCTGCTGATAATAACTTGGAAATCACCAATTTTGAAGCGCAAAAGGGCATCGCACTTAAAAGATATGCTGAATTGAAGGAAATACCTTTAGAAAATACAATGGCTGTCGGTGATAACTATAACGATGTTTCAATGCTTGAGATCGCTGGATTCCCAGTAGCAATGGGGAATGCGGTAGACGAGATAAAAGAAATAGCGGCATTTGTGACAAAAGACAATGATCAGAGCGGTGTGGCCTTTGCCATTCAGAAATTTTTAGAAGAAAAGTAA
- a CDS encoding AzlD domain-containing protein — MNPDLIWVILVMGLVTYIPRMLPLVLFHTNNLHPRIQGILKNVPFAILGALIFPGVLKINPDSYLYGIIGAAAAFVAAWLNLNVIVVVLASILVLYGYTFF, encoded by the coding sequence ATGAATCCTGATCTTATATGGGTAATTTTAGTAATGGGTCTAGTAACCTATATTCCTAGGATGCTGCCGCTCGTATTGTTTCATACGAACAACCTTCATCCTAGAATTCAAGGGATCTTGAAAAACGTGCCTTTTGCCATTTTAGGGGCGTTGATATTTCCTGGCGTATTAAAAATAAACCCCGATTCTTATCTTTATGGAATCATTGGAGCTGCAGCAGCTTTTGTAGCAGCATGGCTGAATTTAAACGTTATTGTCGTTGTTCTTGCCTCAATTTTAGTGCTGTATGGGTATACCTTTTTTTAA
- the lpdA gene encoding dihydrolipoyl dehydrogenase, giving the protein MVVGDFATKRQLVIIGGGPGGYHAAIRAAQLGLEVTLIEKEKLGGVCLHKGCIPSKSLTQTAANFSGVSQFKQMGITVAEATFDYETFSNYYTNVVEGLQKGVEALIKANKIEHLTGSASFMSDERIGIDSGHHFEMYEFEHALIATGSTPKLPEQASLSSRLMTPHTLWELNVRPKSLVVYGSDYFALEAAMAYRQLGSEVTLVTTGDGFGLDTGIEKELQRVLKKNKIKVFKNHQWVSAEESDETITVTLSKETDEKVSVEATHVLFIDGYVPNTDGLGLEAIGLERDEKDFIVVNEHSQTSISNIYAAGDCTIGMKLASKAIKQGKTAAEHMAGQHSAYNLSLVPLVVHTNPPIATVGLTEEQAVSEGYEVKTGQFSMSGNGFASILGQKEGLAKMVMDTKTDVLLGIHMMGAGAIEMVQAGTFALEMVAREEDLAYPVYAHPSLNEAWLEAVESMSGKAIHVPPVRKKEKSSV; this is encoded by the coding sequence ATGGTTGTAGGTGATTTTGCAACAAAACGCCAGTTGGTCATTATCGGAGGCGGACCTGGCGGGTATCATGCAGCCATCCGTGCGGCACAGCTTGGATTAGAAGTGACATTGATCGAGAAAGAGAAGCTTGGCGGGGTATGTCTTCATAAAGGATGCATCCCTTCTAAAAGCTTAACGCAAACGGCGGCCAATTTTTCAGGAGTGTCCCAATTCAAACAAATGGGAATCACTGTAGCTGAAGCAACCTTTGATTATGAAACGTTCTCAAACTACTATACTAATGTAGTGGAAGGTCTCCAAAAGGGAGTAGAGGCACTGATCAAAGCGAACAAAATTGAGCATTTAACTGGTTCTGCATCGTTCATGTCAGATGAGAGAATCGGGATAGACTCTGGTCATCATTTTGAGATGTATGAGTTTGAACATGCATTGATCGCAACTGGCTCAACGCCAAAGCTGCCGGAACAGGCAAGTCTATCCAGCCGTTTGATGACACCTCATACATTATGGGAGTTAAATGTGCGCCCTAAAAGCTTGGTAGTTTACGGTTCTGATTATTTTGCGCTTGAAGCGGCGATGGCGTACAGACAGCTGGGCAGTGAAGTAACGTTAGTGACAACGGGTGATGGGTTTGGTTTGGACACTGGCATTGAAAAAGAACTGCAGCGGGTGTTAAAGAAAAATAAGATCAAAGTCTTTAAAAATCATCAATGGGTCAGTGCTGAAGAATCTGATGAGACCATTACGGTTACGTTATCTAAAGAAACAGACGAAAAAGTTTCTGTTGAAGCCACCCATGTTCTTTTTATTGATGGATATGTCCCTAACACGGATGGACTAGGTCTTGAAGCTATTGGACTCGAACGTGATGAAAAAGATTTTATCGTAGTAAATGAACATAGTCAGACGAGTATCTCCAATATTTATGCGGCAGGTGATTGCACGATCGGCATGAAGCTTGCATCAAAAGCGATCAAACAAGGAAAGACGGCAGCTGAACATATGGCAGGGCAGCACTCTGCTTATAATTTAAGCTTAGTACCTCTAGTTGTTCATACGAATCCTCCAATCGCAACTGTAGGATTGACAGAAGAACAAGCCGTTAGTGAAGGATATGAAGTGAAGACAGGGCAGTTCTCCATGAGCGGTAATGGCTTTGCATCTATTCTTGGACAAAAAGAAGGTCTTGCAAAAATGGTTATGGATACAAAAACTGATGTTTTACTCGGAATCCATATGATGGGCGCAGGTGCCATAGAAATGGTTCAAGCAGGCACTTTTGCTTTAGAGATGGTGGCACGGGAAGAAGACTTGGCTTACCCGGTTTATGCACACCCTTCTTTAAACGAAGCGTGGCTGGAAGCGGTTGAAAGCATGAGCGGAAAAGCGATTCATGTTCCTCCAGTACGTAAAAAAGAGAAAAGTTCAGTGTAA
- a CDS encoding alpha-ketoacid dehydrogenase subunit beta: MTTAVDTKKLTMVQAVTDGMRVMMKEHENVIVLGEDVGQNGGVFRATDGLFAEFGDRRVIDTPLAESGIIGTSIGLAMNGFKPIAEMQFLGFIYPAFNQIMTHASRIRARTLGAFTVPMVIRAPFGAGVRAPEIHSDSVEALFTQMPGMKVVVPSNPYDAKGLLISAIEDPDPVLFLEPMRCYRSTKMDVPDGKYNVPLGKAARLQEGDDVTIFAYGAMIDVVTKAAKTAEKKGIKCDVIDLRTLYPLDRDMIAESVQKTGRAVIVHEAPGTGGLGETIVSLINDTSFLYMKAPVERVTGFDTPVPMFALEDHYLPSADRVVKAIEKVTQF; the protein is encoded by the coding sequence ATGACAACGGCAGTTGATACGAAAAAATTAACGATGGTTCAAGCTGTAACAGACGGCATGCGCGTGATGATGAAGGAACATGAGAACGTAATCGTGCTTGGGGAAGACGTTGGACAAAACGGCGGTGTTTTCCGTGCAACAGACGGATTGTTTGCTGAGTTTGGTGACAGACGAGTAATTGATACACCGCTTGCTGAATCTGGAATCATTGGAACTTCTATCGGCCTTGCGATGAACGGTTTTAAACCGATCGCTGAGATGCAATTTCTTGGCTTTATCTACCCGGCATTCAACCAGATCATGACACATGCATCCCGTATTCGTGCACGAACACTTGGTGCTTTTACAGTACCGATGGTTATAAGGGCACCATTCGGAGCAGGTGTCCGTGCGCCTGAAATACATTCTGATTCAGTGGAAGCTCTTTTTACACAAATGCCTGGTATGAAGGTCGTTGTACCATCAAATCCATATGATGCAAAAGGATTGCTGATCTCGGCGATTGAAGATCCGGACCCTGTCCTTTTCTTAGAGCCGATGCGATGCTACAGAAGTACAAAAATGGATGTTCCGGACGGAAAATACAATGTTCCCCTTGGAAAAGCTGCTCGTTTGCAAGAAGGGGACGATGTAACGATTTTTGCTTATGGTGCGATGATTGATGTTGTGACGAAAGCGGCTAAAACGGCAGAAAAAAAAGGCATCAAATGTGATGTGATCGACCTCCGCACACTTTATCCGCTAGATAGAGATATGATTGCAGAAAGTGTTCAAAAAACTGGCCGTGCTGTAATTGTTCACGAAGCTCCTGGAACGGGCGGACTTGGCGAAACGATTGTATCACTCATCAATGACACTTCGTTTTTATACATGAAAGCACCGGTTGAGCGTGTTACTGGTTTTGATACGCCAGTGCCGATGTTCGCTTTAGAAGATCACTATTTGCCTAGTGCAGACCGTGTAGTAAAAGCGATTGAAAAAGTAACGCAATTTTAG
- a CDS encoding glycerophosphodiester phosphodiesterase: MKKSFKTIGALALSLSIMGTGLAGAHASEKKQEDILNVAHRGASGYAPEHTITSYKMGEKMHGDYIELDLQMTKDGKLIVMHDETLDRTTNGTGQVKDHTLAEIKKLDAGSWFNEKYPEKANPDYEGLKVPTLEEVFQTFGKNASYYIETKSPEVYPGMEQKLEDMVNEYHINKDKLLVQSFSSASLLKMHEIDPSLKLVQLMEYTAPASLSDAEVQAIKKYAVGIGPNSDMIDKAYVQKAVQNGLQIHPYTVNEKEEMQKLIDWGVTGMFTNYPDLLNEVKKGR, from the coding sequence ATGAAAAAGAGTTTTAAAACGATTGGTGCTCTTGCACTTAGTTTATCGATTATGGGGACAGGGCTTGCCGGGGCACATGCTTCTGAAAAAAAGCAAGAAGATATTCTAAATGTTGCTCATCGCGGAGCTTCAGGGTATGCTCCCGAACATACGATAACTTCATATAAAATGGGCGAGAAGATGCATGGCGATTATATCGAACTTGATCTTCAGATGACGAAAGATGGAAAGCTCATTGTGATGCATGATGAAACACTCGACCGTACAACAAACGGAACAGGACAAGTTAAGGATCACACGCTGGCGGAAATAAAAAAACTGGATGCTGGAAGCTGGTTTAACGAGAAATATCCAGAAAAAGCGAACCCGGATTATGAAGGCTTGAAAGTGCCGACGTTAGAAGAAGTGTTCCAAACCTTTGGCAAGAATGCGAGCTATTACATTGAAACAAAATCACCTGAAGTATATCCAGGAATGGAACAAAAACTCGAAGATATGGTGAACGAGTATCACATTAATAAAGACAAACTTCTTGTACAGTCGTTCAGTTCAGCAAGTTTGCTGAAAATGCACGAAATCGATCCGAGCCTTAAATTAGTTCAGCTAATGGAGTATACTGCACCTGCATCATTAAGTGATGCTGAAGTACAAGCTATCAAAAAATATGCTGTAGGTATCGGGCCAAATAGTGATATGATCGATAAAGCTTACGTTCAAAAAGCTGTACAAAATGGACTGCAGATTCATCCATACACAGTAAACGAAAAAGAAGAAATGCAGAAGCTGATTGATTGGGGCGTGACGGGTATGTTTACAAATTACCCGGATCTCTTGAACGAAGTGAAAAAAGGAAGATAA
- a CDS encoding dihydrolipoamide acetyltransferase family protein: MVEVKLHDIGEGMHEGEVIHFFVKAGDTVKIDQPLVEVQTDKVTAELPSPAAGTIKDIKVKEGDVVTVGSVILTIEAVSAQPAKEMKDEPAAEQEQPVVDRIIATPKNTMFTGGISTLNKRVLAAPFTRKIARENGVSIEEIEGTGPGGRVTDQDVYRFIENGSAPKAEEKADSVDTPVTSSAATASKEAEEIPFKGRRKQIAKKMVQSLATIPHVTHFEEIDVTAVMDLKKQLKAMDPDNRRGMNVSVAAFFVKAIQIALKDFPIFNAKLDEEKEVIRLEKNVNIGIATDSDEGLIVPVISHVEQRNVRDIAVDMKDKITRAKTNKLKGSDMTGGTFTISNVGPLGSIAATPIINHPEVALMAFHKTKKTPVVVGNEIVIRSMMNVSMSFDHRVADGATAVMFTNRVKELIENPYFMTLELI, translated from the coding sequence ATGGTAGAAGTAAAACTGCATGATATCGGAGAAGGTATGCATGAAGGAGAAGTGATCCACTTTTTTGTGAAAGCGGGAGATACGGTGAAAATTGATCAGCCGCTTGTAGAAGTGCAAACAGATAAAGTGACTGCTGAACTGCCTTCACCTGCTGCCGGAACGATTAAAGACATAAAGGTCAAAGAAGGCGACGTGGTAACAGTGGGATCCGTTATCCTTACCATCGAAGCTGTTTCCGCACAACCTGCTAAAGAGATGAAGGATGAACCTGCAGCCGAACAGGAACAGCCTGTTGTTGATAGAATTATAGCAACACCGAAAAATACAATGTTTACAGGCGGTATTTCAACGTTGAATAAACGCGTACTTGCTGCACCTTTTACAAGAAAGATTGCACGCGAAAATGGCGTTAGCATTGAAGAAATTGAAGGAACAGGACCAGGCGGCCGGGTTACAGATCAAGATGTTTATCGTTTTATAGAAAATGGCTCCGCACCTAAAGCAGAAGAAAAAGCGGATTCCGTTGATACACCTGTCACATCATCAGCAGCTACTGCTTCAAAGGAAGCGGAAGAGATTCCGTTTAAAGGGCGCAGAAAACAGATCGCGAAGAAGATGGTTCAGTCACTCGCGACGATTCCTCACGTTACACATTTTGAAGAAATCGATGTTACAGCTGTAATGGATTTGAAGAAACAGCTAAAAGCTATGGATCCAGATAATAGGCGTGGTATGAATGTGTCTGTAGCCGCATTTTTTGTAAAAGCGATTCAAATCGCACTGAAAGATTTCCCGATTTTCAATGCGAAGCTGGATGAGGAAAAAGAAGTGATCCGACTTGAGAAAAACGTCAATATCGGGATTGCGACGGATTCCGATGAAGGATTAATCGTTCCGGTCATTTCTCATGTAGAACAGCGAAATGTAAGAGATATCGCGGTTGATATGAAGGATAAGATCACGCGTGCCAAAACAAACAAGTTAAAAGGCTCTGATATGACGGGTGGGACGTTTACGATTTCGAACGTTGGACCTCTTGGATCCATTGCAGCAACTCCGATTATCAACCATCCTGAAGTGGCATTAATGGCTTTTCATAAAACAAAGAAAACACCGGTAGTGGTCGGCAATGAGATCGTGATTCGCTCGATGATGAACGTTTCTATGTCATTCGACCATCGTGTAGCAGACGGGGCAACGGCCGTTATGTTCACGAACCGGGTAAAAGAACTCATCGAGAACCCTTACTTCATGACACTGGAGCTGATATAA
- a CDS encoding AzlC family ABC transporter permease, with translation MLPSPALFRDQPQMPWKKGVQAGLPIAIGYMPIAFTFGLLAKSAGLSLFETVGMSLIVFAGASQYIALSMIAAASGAVELILTTFIMNIRHLLMSASLNEKAEDDPKWLKGIYAFFITDETFSVAATSGKTINGAFLLGLGLIAYSCWVVFSGIGYLMGAGLPAELQASMGIALYAMFIALLVPAAKKSRKVVFLAGSAAILNSLFSFIPGLNGGWGIILSTSIAAVTIEFFMKGDEPNES, from the coding sequence ATGCTGCCAAGTCCGGCACTTTTCAGAGACCAACCCCAAATGCCATGGAAGAAGGGTGTTCAAGCTGGTCTGCCCATCGCAATAGGCTACATGCCAATTGCTTTTACCTTTGGTCTGCTTGCAAAATCGGCAGGTTTATCTTTATTTGAAACGGTTGGAATGAGTTTGATTGTTTTTGCGGGCGCTTCCCAATACATCGCACTCTCCATGATTGCAGCTGCCAGCGGGGCTGTGGAACTTATATTAACTACTTTTATTATGAATATCCGTCATTTGTTAATGAGTGCTTCTCTGAACGAAAAAGCAGAGGATGATCCAAAATGGCTGAAAGGGATTTATGCGTTTTTTATTACAGATGAAACGTTTTCTGTCGCAGCAACTTCGGGAAAAACCATTAACGGCGCCTTTCTATTAGGACTTGGTCTTATTGCATACAGCTGTTGGGTTGTTTTTTCAGGAATCGGTTATCTGATGGGAGCGGGTCTGCCTGCTGAGTTGCAGGCAAGCATGGGCATTGCGCTTTATGCGATGTTTATTGCTCTACTTGTTCCAGCGGCAAAGAAGAGCCGAAAAGTGGTTTTTTTAGCAGGAAGTGCAGCTATCTTGAATTCATTGTTCTCATTTATTCCGGGATTAAATGGAGGATGGGGAATTATTTTATCCACTTCTATTGCAGCTGTCACGATTGAATTCTTTATGAAGGGTGATGAGCCGAATGAATCCTGA